The DNA region AATAGAATTATATTAGCTTGAGGATAGTTAGCGCGAAGATAGGCCTCCGTATTAGTGTTGCGCAATACTCCCAAAGAAACATTGCTCAAGTTCCCATTTAGATTGATATTTTCTAGTTGATTTTTTTTTAAGAAAAATTGAGTACCTGTAACAAAAAATGGGTTGGAGAAGATAACATTAAATTCGAGATCTTCTTTAATACTATTGGGTCCACATTCAAGATGAACGACATTATCTTCTACTAATCTAAATCGGTTAAACAAATTAGACTCAACCAGTGCAACGCTAATAATCTTTCGATTTAACTTTGTTAAAATTCGTTTTTTCAACAAATCTACAAAATCAATACATACACCAGAAAAATGATCCTGGTAATCTCGATAACCAAAGGGAATCGCATCGTCCCTGATGCCAACTTTTAGGATACCAGTTTTTTGAATATTCTCTAAAGTAGTTTCAGCTTGAGCAGGTAAAGTAGATACCAATAAACAGGAAAAAACAAGTAAAAAGAATCTGACCATGACTAGAGTTTAGGCATAGCTGCCATAATCGTTTCAGCGTCAATAACTATCAAGATTTCTCCGTTGGTTTTGAGCCAATAACCCCTTAAAAAAGGAACCAATTCTGGAGTGACACTAGCCGCGGGTGGGGATTGGATTTGATCGGGGTTGCACCATTCTAGATCTTCTACTTGATGAACTATTAAGCCTAGTTTTTCTCCCGCATTTTCGTTTAACTTTCGATCGCCATGGTGAATAACGATCGCCCTATAATTAGAGCTAGCGTACCTTTGTTTATGCCACGGAGTCAGTCCCACCAGATGACCCAAATCCACCATCCAGAGAACCTCACCACGCCAATTATATACCCCCATTGTCCAAGCAGGCATTTGAGGTATCGGCACAATTTTCTCTACAGGTATATTTAACACCTCAGTAATCTGATTGATACTCAGTATAATATTAGTATCAGGAACTAGATGAACTCGTAAAAACTGTTCTTGTTTTGCAGAAGTTTGAGTTTGAGAAGAAATAGGATTATTTAAAAAGTTGGATAACATCTTTTATTTAACCGTTGATTAGTTGTTTGACGGTGCGGACAAATTCTTCTTGATCAATAGGTTTAGCTAAATAGGCGTTAGCACCTTGTTTGAGACCCCAAAATTTATCCATTTCGCTATCTTTGGTAGAACAAATAATTATGGGAATTTTTTTTGTTTTCTCTTGGTTTTTCAAGTCTCTACAGATCTCAAAACCGCTGCGTCCGGGTAAAACTACGTCCAAGACTATTAAATCAGGTTGAGTTGCGGCAATTTTGACTAAGGCTTCTTCTCCGCTATTAGCTATGACAACGTTGATACCCAGTTCTTGTAAATATCCAGTTAAAATTCCTCTTTGGGTAGGGGAATCCTCAACAATTAAGGCTGTTTCCATCGCTTTCAACTCGTTTGTAATTTTAGTTTTTTTAGGGTATTAGCTCGATTATTAAGAGTATACCGTTTGAACCAACAAGGTGAATCAGATTTTATACGTACTCTTCGCTACCGTAGTTAACGCCTTCTCTTAAGTGTTTGCGAATCACATTAACTACAATTTCAGCGTCAACGGGCTTACTTAAGAAATCGGAAGAGCCCACCATTTTGGCACGAACCCTGTCTATAATGCCATCATTCCCGGTGAGAATTACGATTGGTGTATGACGGAAAAAAGAAAGTTTCCGTAACTGGCTACATATTTCATAACCATTGGCGTTAGGCATAATTAGATCTAAGAAGATTAAATCTGGTTTGCGTGAAAGTAGAATAGCGATCGCCCGTAAAGCATCATTAATTCCCAGAAACTCGTAACCCGATTGAGTCAGAATTTTTTCCATGCTTTGACAAACTAAAGGACTATCATCAACGCAGGCGATTAAATGCTTGTGTCCGCTTCCAGAATTCGAGACAATGCCGGAAATATGGGGAATTGCGGGAGCCGGAAAATCGGGAATGGGAATTAATTTAACGAGTCCTTCTTGAATATAGGGAAGTAAAGAGCGAGTTACCGTCAGTACATCTCTCTTCATGCGCACTGCCAAATCCCGCAGGGTTTGTTGTCCATCGAGTAACTGACTGAGAGTATGATAAATCTGCTCAGAGGTTTTTCGCTGTAGTTGTTCTGGTTGAGCGATGATTGGAGCCATATCAGGAAAGCGATCAGCTATCTTTGCCGCTTGCCAACCCTGCCACAATTTTTGTGCTTCTGCTATTACTTGTTCTGCATCAATTAGTACTAATCGAGTGGAAAGACTCTTTTCTGAGCTCAGTTTACACGTTACTTGCATTGCTTGGGTAATATCAAAGAGCACCTCCACGATTATAGCTCTGATCATTTTGGCTGCTTGTTCTAAAGTTACCTTTTGTTGTTCTACCCAAAGACAGAGTAACTGGTATTCCCAGCAAATTCTCAGTTCTTCAACGGGAATGCCATCTATATCCGATTGCAAAGCGTTAAGATGAGAAGGCATATGGGGGAAGTAAACTGACAGATTACGACGCCATCTTCTCACTGGATGAAAGCCACCGGTTGCGTAGACAATTCTTCCCAAATAGAGATAAAATACCCATTGGCGATCGTTAGGACTAGTCAGTTCAAGTTGACCACTAAACCTCGGCTGTTTTAGGGTATCGAAGAAACCAGTCTGTTTGTATGCTGTAAACTCTTTAATGGAATTAGAAGGAAGAGGCTTATTTGTATTATCTTCAGGGGTCATTGTTGTTACTTCTTGAATTATTCAGAGTTAACACCTTTTACATCTTATATAGTTCCCTTAATCACTCGGGAAATTGACAACATACTTTGCAAATCTCAATATTATTGTGGGGTTTATTCTAAGTTGAAGAAACTAACCAGTATCTTATTTTATCATTGCTTGGGATTATTGGTATTGCTCTAATGTTTTAGGCTAGACTAAATAAAAAAACATATCAGTCAAAACGAGTCCATGCCAATTTTAGCAGCGATCGCTGTGTTAGCGATTCTCATCATTGTTCACGAACTAGGTCATTTTGCCGCGGGTAGACTACAAGGTATTTACGTTAGTCGTTTCTCGATTGGGTTTGGTCCGGCATTACTTAGTTACCAAGGCAAACAAACA from Gloeocapsa sp. PCC 73106 includes:
- a CDS encoding response regulator, with protein sequence MTPEDNTNKPLPSNSIKEFTAYKQTGFFDTLKQPRFSGQLELTSPNDRQWVFYLYLGRIVYATGGFHPVRRWRRNLSVYFPHMPSHLNALQSDIDGIPVEELRICWEYQLLCLWVEQQKVTLEQAAKMIRAIIVEVLFDITQAMQVTCKLSSEKSLSTRLVLIDAEQVIAEAQKLWQGWQAAKIADRFPDMAPIIAQPEQLQRKTSEQIYHTLSQLLDGQQTLRDLAVRMKRDVLTVTRSLLPYIQEGLVKLIPIPDFPAPAIPHISGIVSNSGSGHKHLIACVDDSPLVCQSMEKILTQSGYEFLGINDALRAIAILLSRKPDLIFLDLIMPNANGYEICSQLRKLSFFRHTPIVILTGNDGIIDRVRAKMVGSSDFLSKPVDAEIVVNVIRKHLREGVNYGSEEYV
- a CDS encoding response regulator transcription factor; the protein is METALIVEDSPTQRGILTGYLQELGINVVIANSGEEALVKIAATQPDLIVLDVVLPGRSGFEICRDLKNQEKTKKIPIIICSTKDSEMDKFWGLKQGANAYLAKPIDQEEFVRTVKQLING
- a CDS encoding chemotaxis protein CheW gives rise to the protein MLSNFLNNPISSQTQTSAKQEQFLRVHLVPDTNIILSINQITEVLNIPVEKIVPIPQMPAWTMGVYNWRGEVLWMVDLGHLVGLTPWHKQRYASSNYRAIVIHHGDRKLNENAGEKLGLIVHQVEDLEWCNPDQIQSPPAASVTPELVPFLRGYWLKTNGEILIVIDAETIMAAMPKL
- a CDS encoding amino acid ABC transporter substrate-binding protein gives rise to the protein MVRFFLLVFSCLLVSTLPAQAETTLENIQKTGILKVGIRDDAIPFGYRDYQDHFSGVCIDFVDLLKKRILTKLNRKIISVALVESNLFNRFRLVEDNVVHLECGPNSIKEDLEFNVIFSNPFFVTGTQFFLKKNQLENINLNGNLSNVSLGVLRNTNTEAYLRANYPQANIILFQGETGRARGVQAVGGERIAAMVSDGILLLGEAIAQGLPVEDNYTLLPEKPITCEYYGMILPKDDPQWEELVNSAIAEFETTETTWFIEIEDYVKTIENYCENRGRELP